In Desulfovibrio sp. TomC, the following proteins share a genomic window:
- a CDS encoding response regulator, giving the protein MNNLEKCTVLIVDDVNANIRILINALSEYYEIAVANNGQAALDYCVNSKPDLILLDIMMPGLSGYDVIKSLKSNVSTQKIPVIFLTALSEIENKTRGFDLGAIDYIIKPFEISEVRARVKTHLTLVLASRFIEDQNIHLEALVKARTEELVLTRQATIEALASLAEHRDPETGGHIKRIKHYVIALGKELQTNSPYAHLVDDNYIDLLALSSPLHDIGKVGVKDSILLKPGKLTVQEFEEMKKHTLHGYEAILAAESNLGDNSFLKVANEITYFHHEKWDGSGYPRGLKGEEIPLSARIMSIADVYDALVSKRVYKEAIKHEEAVRIIASERGKHFDDILVVAFLNINKEFDSIRHNFNG; this is encoded by the coding sequence GTGAATAATTTAGAAAAATGCACCGTTTTGATTGTAGATGATGTTAATGCTAATATCAGAATTTTAATAAACGCTCTTTCAGAGTATTACGAAATAGCAGTAGCCAACAATGGGCAAGCCGCATTGGACTATTGCGTAAATAGTAAGCCTGATTTGATTCTATTGGATATAATGATGCCAGGGTTGTCGGGTTACGATGTTATAAAATCATTAAAGTCTAATGTATCTACTCAAAAAATACCTGTCATATTCTTGACTGCTCTTTCAGAAATTGAAAACAAAACTAGAGGTTTCGATCTTGGTGCTATTGACTATATTATAAAGCCATTTGAAATAAGTGAAGTGCGTGCCAGGGTAAAAACCCACTTGACATTGGTTCTTGCTTCTAGATTCATAGAAGATCAAAATATTCATCTCGAAGCCCTAGTAAAAGCAAGGACCGAAGAGTTAGTGTTGACTCGCCAAGCAACAATTGAAGCACTAGCTTCCTTAGCCGAACATCGTGACCCTGAAACAGGCGGACATATTAAAAGAATTAAGCATTACGTGATCGCGCTGGGAAAAGAACTTCAGACAAACTCTCCATACGCGCATCTAGTTGATGATAACTATATAGATCTTTTAGCCTTGTCATCCCCCCTGCATGACATAGGCAAGGTTGGCGTTAAAGATAGTATCCTTTTAAAACCAGGAAAATTAACAGTACAAGAATTCGAAGAGATGAAAAAACATACTCTCCATGGGTATGAAGCCATCCTGGCAGCTGAAAGCAATTTGGGAGATAATTCATTCCTCAAAGTTGCAAATGAAATTACTTATTTTCATCACGAAAAATGGGATGGCTCTGGTTATCCGCGTGGTCTAAAGGGCGAAGAGATTCCGCTGTCAGCTAGAATCATGTCTATCGCGGACGTATATGATGCACTGGTTTCAAAAAGAGTTTATAAAGAAGCCATCAAGCATGAGGAAGCTGTAAGAATTATTGCTTCTGAAAGAGGGAAGCATTTTGACGACATCCTGGTTGTGGCATTTTTAAATATAAACAAAGAGTTTGATTCCATACGCCACAATTTCAATGGATAA